One Deltaproteobacteria bacterium DNA segment encodes these proteins:
- a CDS encoding ABC transporter ATP-binding protein — protein sequence MGILTVHSLTKRFGGLTALNRFDLEVEEGEIVGIIGPNGSGKSTFFNVLTGMFPADGGEAYLRGIGENILEKKTHQIISFGIARTFQNQRPFNNLTVLENLMVGGHCRTRGGILSALLLLPGARQERKNLIDRAQEVMAVFGERLLSMQHDPAWTLSYANRRRLEIARALMSRPRVLLLDEPTAGMNPAESLQLLDTIRHVNRKGVTVLVIEHDMNFVRQLCHCIVALDYGEKIVEGDYLKVRNHPRVIEAYLGRD from the coding sequence ATGGGCATTCTTACCGTACACTCCCTGACCAAGCGATTCGGCGGATTGACCGCCTTAAACCGGTTTGACCTCGAGGTGGAAGAAGGGGAGATCGTGGGGATCATCGGGCCCAACGGTTCCGGTAAAAGTACGTTTTTCAATGTGCTTACAGGCATGTTTCCGGCCGATGGAGGAGAGGCCTATCTTCGGGGGATCGGGGAGAACATCCTGGAGAAGAAGACCCATCAGATCATCTCTTTTGGAATCGCCAGGACATTCCAGAATCAACGGCCGTTCAACAACCTCACGGTACTGGAAAACCTGATGGTTGGGGGGCATTGCCGGACGCGGGGAGGGATCTTGTCGGCCTTGCTCCTCCTTCCCGGGGCCCGGCAGGAGCGGAAAAACCTGATCGATCGCGCCCAGGAGGTGATGGCGGTTTTTGGTGAGCGCCTGCTGAGCATGCAGCACGATCCCGCCTGGACCCTTTCCTATGCCAACAGGAGGCGCCTGGAGATCGCCAGGGCCCTCATGTCCAGACCGCGGGTGCTTCTTTTGGACGAACCCACGGCAGGCATGAACCCGGCCGAATCGCTCCAATTGCTGGATACCATCCGGCACGTGAACAGGAAGGGCGTCACGGTGCTCGTGATTGAGCACGATATGAATTTCGTCAGGCAATTGTGCCATTGTATCGTCGCCCTGGACTACGGTGAGAAGATCGTGGAGGGGGACTATCTGAAAGTGAGGAATCATCCCAGGGTGATAGAGGCCTACCTGGGAAGGGACTAA